One window from the genome of Hyphomonas neptunium ATCC 15444 encodes:
- a CDS encoding EthD domain-containing protein — protein sequence MIKLTFCLRRLPHLSREEFQRYWRETHAPLVAARAKTLGIVKYEQVHAGFDEMSAAARASREASEPYDGIAEIWFESEEAMRANGQNPGVADAARELLEDERNFIDLANSPLWYNKVHTIVG from the coding sequence ATGATCAAGCTGACATTCTGCCTTCGCCGCCTGCCTCACCTCAGCCGCGAGGAATTCCAGCGCTACTGGCGGGAAACCCATGCCCCGCTGGTAGCGGCGAGGGCCAAAACCCTCGGCATCGTCAAGTATGAACAGGTCCATGCCGGTTTTGACGAGATGAGCGCGGCCGCGCGCGCCTCTCGGGAGGCATCCGAGCCATATGACGGCATTGCCGAGATCTGGTTCGAGAGTGAGGAAGCCATGCGGGCCAATGGCCAGAACCCAGGCGTCGCGGACGCGGCGCGGGAGCTTCTGGAGGACGAGCGCAACTTCATTGATCTCGCCAATTCGCCCTTATGGTACAACAAGGTGCACACGATTGTGGGGTAA
- a CDS encoding [protein-PII] uridylyltransferase — protein sequence MTSPNKPPPTLVASARPPAARRPGKWRIADIIDGRALRVKLTAAALDNIGSDAAARKSALNLLHGAMFRGRLIAQERLQQGADGLDTARLLAAVQDEVIHALYDFTVTHVHRASNPTEAERLAILATGGYGRSVMAPSSDTDLLFLRAYKASPHTESVIEYMLYALWDMGLKVGNAFRTPLDCVKLAAEDVTIKTSLLDARFICGDEVLANDMMALFQKDAVKGKDAQFIADKLAERDSRHTRMGDARYVVEPNVKDGKGGLRDLQTLYWIVKHMYGGRTLEDVMHAGPFTDHEYATFIRAARFLWTVRCHMHFVTGRAEDRLSFDLQPEIASRMGYRDREGQQGVERFMKRYFLVAKDVGGLTRILAAKLEADHKKKPEGLRRFLPSRPPQPLAETGFLIEAGRINITEDKVMSDDPLNMIRLFTIARREQKDIHPAALTALTRKLRGLNEAARETDSARELILDAILGGKEPGPILRRMNEAGVLGRAIPEFGSIVAQTQFNMYHHYTVDEHTLRAVETIADLEYGRGGTAPLATELFGQIENRRALYLAMLLHDTGKGKGDQQEAGMRTSRRACERLGIPDEETDLVVWLVGHHLEMSETAQKRDIGDPRTVATFARLVGSLERLRLLYILTVADIKAVGPAVWNAWKGQLLADLYHNTAAALRGGRTDEAAVLSELERRAEMRREALVERIGSVPSLLLELETAYWTGFDPDDIAWHAAALSKGGEVVTSRMAPEGGAVALLVSGKDRTGLFADLAGTLARLGANIVAAQVFTSKGGRIVDVFMLQDARGLPYGEGDGPRLAKLEQAILGALGGTVPSGSVKSRAGRREAAFLVQPSVQIHEEVSIEHMVIDVAARDRPGLLHEVAEVLADMKLSIHSAHVGSYGERVFDAFYVKPGSPSGKISKARKEALRERLFAVLLREEPEGPHTPARKLKRSRAVDSF from the coding sequence ATGACCTCTCCGAACAAACCGCCTCCGACCCTCGTTGCATCCGCCCGCCCCCCGGCCGCCCGCCGGCCGGGCAAATGGCGCATTGCCGACATCATTGACGGCCGCGCCCTGCGGGTGAAGCTGACAGCCGCCGCGCTGGACAATATCGGCAGCGATGCCGCCGCCCGAAAATCTGCGCTGAACCTGCTGCACGGCGCCATGTTCCGGGGCCGCCTGATCGCGCAGGAGCGACTGCAGCAGGGGGCGGACGGGCTGGATACGGCTCGCCTTCTGGCCGCGGTGCAGGATGAAGTCATCCACGCGCTGTATGATTTCACCGTCACGCACGTTCACCGCGCCTCAAACCCGACCGAGGCCGAACGCCTGGCGATCCTCGCCACCGGCGGTTATGGCCGCAGCGTGATGGCGCCGTCGTCCGATACAGACCTGCTCTTCCTGCGCGCCTATAAGGCCAGCCCGCATACAGAGAGTGTCATCGAATACATGCTCTATGCCCTCTGGGACATGGGGCTGAAAGTCGGCAATGCCTTCCGTACACCGCTTGATTGCGTCAAGCTGGCGGCGGAGGATGTTACCATCAAGACCAGCCTGCTGGACGCCCGGTTCATCTGCGGGGATGAAGTGCTGGCCAATGACATGATGGCGCTGTTCCAGAAGGATGCCGTCAAGGGCAAGGACGCCCAGTTCATTGCCGACAAGCTGGCCGAGCGCGATTCCCGGCACACACGGATGGGCGATGCGCGCTATGTCGTTGAGCCGAATGTGAAAGACGGCAAGGGCGGCCTGCGCGACCTGCAGACGCTCTACTGGATCGTCAAGCACATGTATGGCGGGCGCACGCTGGAAGATGTGATGCATGCTGGTCCGTTTACGGATCATGAGTATGCGACCTTCATTCGCGCTGCCCGGTTCCTCTGGACGGTGCGCTGCCACATGCATTTTGTCACCGGGCGCGCCGAAGACCGGCTGAGCTTTGACCTCCAGCCTGAGATCGCCTCCCGCATGGGGTACCGCGACCGGGAAGGGCAGCAGGGGGTGGAGCGCTTCATGAAGCGCTATTTCCTCGTGGCCAAGGATGTCGGCGGACTGACGCGTATTCTGGCCGCCAAGCTGGAAGCCGATCACAAGAAGAAACCCGAAGGCTTGCGCCGCTTCCTGCCTTCTCGCCCGCCCCAACCGCTGGCCGAAACAGGCTTCCTGATCGAGGCGGGCCGCATCAACATCACCGAAGACAAGGTGATGTCGGATGATCCGCTCAACATGATCCGCCTGTTCACCATCGCCCGGCGCGAACAGAAGGATATTCACCCCGCCGCGCTCACCGCGCTCACCCGGAAACTCCGGGGGCTGAATGAGGCAGCGCGGGAAACAGACAGCGCGCGCGAGCTCATCCTCGATGCCATCCTCGGCGGCAAGGAGCCTGGCCCGATCTTGCGCCGCATGAATGAAGCCGGTGTTCTCGGCCGCGCCATTCCCGAGTTCGGCTCCATCGTCGCCCAGACGCAGTTCAACATGTATCATCACTATACGGTGGATGAGCATACGCTGCGCGCGGTCGAAACGATCGCAGACCTCGAATATGGCCGGGGCGGCACGGCGCCGCTGGCCACAGAACTCTTCGGCCAGATTGAAAACCGCCGTGCGCTCTATCTGGCGATGCTTCTGCACGATACCGGCAAGGGCAAGGGCGACCAGCAGGAAGCCGGCATGCGCACCTCGCGCCGCGCCTGCGAGCGCCTCGGCATCCCGGACGAGGAAACCGATCTCGTCGTCTGGCTGGTCGGCCACCATCTGGAAATGAGTGAGACCGCCCAGAAGCGTGACATTGGCGACCCGCGCACCGTGGCGACCTTCGCGCGCCTTGTCGGCTCGCTGGAGCGGCTGCGTCTCCTCTACATTCTCACTGTTGCCGACATCAAAGCCGTTGGCCCCGCCGTGTGGAACGCGTGGAAGGGCCAGCTTCTGGCCGATCTCTATCACAACACTGCCGCCGCCCTGCGCGGCGGGCGTACCGATGAAGCCGCCGTACTCTCCGAACTGGAGCGCCGCGCCGAGATGCGCCGCGAAGCCCTCGTCGAGCGTATCGGCTCGGTGCCTTCGTTGCTGCTGGAACTCGAAACCGCCTACTGGACGGGCTTTGATCCCGACGACATCGCCTGGCATGCCGCGGCCCTTTCAAAAGGCGGCGAGGTGGTCACCTCTCGCATGGCGCCTGAAGGCGGGGCCGTTGCACTGCTGGTGTCGGGCAAGGACCGCACCGGTCTCTTCGCCGATCTCGCCGGAACGCTCGCGCGCCTCGGCGCCAATATTGTCGCCGCACAGGTTTTCACTTCCAAGGGCGGGCGCATCGTTGACGTGTTCATGCTGCAGGACGCCCGCGGCCTCCCTTATGGCGAGGGCGACGGGCCGCGCCTGGCAAAGCTGGAACAGGCCATCCTCGGCGCGCTGGGCGGCACAGTCCCCAGCGGCTCGGTCAAATCCCGCGCTGGCCGGCGTGAAGCTGCCTTCCTGGTTCAGCCCTCGGTGCAGATCCATGAAGAAGTCTCGATCGAGCATATGGTCATCGATGTCGCTGCGCGCGACCGGCCCGGCCTGCTGCATGAAGTGGCTGAAGTGCTCGCTGATATGAAGCTCTCGATCCATTCGGCGCATGTCGGCTCCTATGGGGAGCGGGTGTTCGATGCGTTCTATGTGAAACCCGGCAGCCCCTCAGGCAAGATTTCCAAAGCCCGCAAAGAAGCCCTCCGGGAACGTCTTTTCGCCGTACTTTTGCGGGAAGAACCAGAAGGCCCGCACACTCCGGCCCGCAAGCTCAAACGCTCGCGCGCCGTGGACAGCTTCTGA
- the murJ gene encoding murein biosynthesis integral membrane protein MurJ — protein MSLARNTAVQASLTLASRILGLARDVILAAKIGAGPVGDAWATAQQFPNLFRRIFAEGAFASAFVPSYARTLEAEGPEAAQQVAQDALRVLFAMTAALTILAQIFMPWVLLLIHGGQADDPEHYNLAVLLTRITMPYLTFMAIGALLSGVLNSAERFILSAGAPTVLNLCLIPAGLLGTTPVITTQYAAIAFLIAGFLQAALLWWGVSRQKVRLSLLGWPRLTPAVKKVLLLAVPGTIAASGTQINIIVSQSLASFEVSAKSWLYAADRLYQLPLGLVGVAVGVAILPRLSRAARAGDGAAGSRTMDEGLGLAMALTLPAAASLMVAPVFLIDAFFVRGAFLPSDAVAAGAALFHFAWGVPAFVLIKVLAPPFFAREDTKTPMRFALVSVVINTLLGAGLFFWLKQSGQMGFTGLAIATSTASWVNALLLAATLARRGWYTPGPRAISGFARAFLATLILSVAIWGMLWQLPAIQGALSGSKELAAAVIVLAGGFIYTFAAFLTGAVRLSDIRQALRR, from the coding sequence ATGAGCCTCGCCCGCAACACTGCCGTTCAGGCCTCGCTGACCCTGGCGAGCCGCATCCTTGGCCTCGCGCGGGATGTGATCCTTGCCGCGAAGATCGGGGCAGGGCCCGTGGGCGACGCCTGGGCGACCGCCCAGCAATTCCCAAACCTCTTCCGGCGCATCTTTGCCGAGGGCGCCTTCGCTTCGGCCTTCGTGCCTTCTTATGCGCGCACGCTGGAAGCCGAAGGCCCCGAAGCGGCCCAGCAGGTGGCGCAGGACGCGTTGCGGGTCCTCTTTGCGATGACCGCCGCCCTCACCATCCTCGCCCAGATATTCATGCCCTGGGTGCTCCTGCTGATCCATGGCGGCCAGGCGGACGATCCGGAGCATTATAATCTCGCCGTGCTGCTCACGCGCATCACCATGCCCTACCTCACCTTCATGGCCATCGGCGCGCTGCTCTCGGGCGTGCTGAACTCGGCCGAGCGGTTCATCCTCTCAGCCGGCGCGCCAACGGTCCTCAATCTCTGCCTCATCCCGGCGGGCCTGCTTGGCACCACGCCGGTCATCACCACCCAGTATGCGGCGATTGCCTTCCTCATTGCCGGCTTCCTTCAGGCCGCGCTCCTCTGGTGGGGCGTCAGCCGCCAGAAAGTCCGCCTCTCGCTGCTGGGCTGGCCGCGCCTTACCCCGGCCGTGAAGAAGGTGCTGCTGCTGGCTGTGCCCGGCACGATTGCCGCCTCGGGCACCCAGATCAACATCATCGTCAGCCAGTCGCTCGCAAGTTTCGAGGTCAGCGCCAAAAGCTGGCTCTATGCGGCAGACCGGCTTTACCAGCTTCCCCTCGGCCTTGTCGGCGTCGCGGTGGGCGTCGCCATCCTCCCGCGCCTCAGCCGCGCGGCGCGGGCAGGGGACGGGGCAGCGGGCAGCCGTACGATGGATGAAGGCCTCGGCCTTGCCATGGCGCTGACCCTTCCGGCGGCCGCCTCCCTGATGGTTGCGCCAGTCTTTCTGATCGACGCCTTTTTCGTGCGCGGCGCCTTCCTGCCATCCGATGCTGTGGCCGCGGGCGCAGCCCTCTTTCACTTTGCCTGGGGCGTACCCGCCTTTGTGCTCATCAAGGTTCTGGCCCCGCCTTTCTTCGCGCGGGAAGACACCAAAACGCCGATGCGCTTTGCGCTCGTCTCGGTGGTCATCAATACGCTGCTCGGCGCGGGGCTGTTCTTCTGGCTCAAGCAATCGGGCCAGATGGGCTTTACTGGCCTCGCCATCGCCACCAGCACAGCCTCCTGGGTCAACGCGCTGCTGCTGGCGGCCACGCTGGCCCGCCGCGGCTGGTACACGCCGGGCCCGCGCGCTATTTCAGGCTTCGCCCGCGCTTTCCTGGCCACGTTGATCCTCTCTGTGGCCATCTGGGGCATGCTGTGGCAACTGCCCGCCATACAAGGCGCGCTGAGCGGCTCGAAGGAGCTGGCTGCCGCCGTCATCGTGCTGGCCGGGGGCTTTATCTATACCTTTGCTGCCTTCCTGACCGGCGCCGTCCGCCTCAGCGACATCCGGCAGGCTTTGCGGCGCTGA
- the trpS gene encoding tryptophan--tRNA ligase produces the protein MTDTPPAYTGPQRVFSGVQPTGNLHLGNYLGALKKFADLQRDGHDCIFAVVDLHAITMPMEKGALISHTRQIAAAFIAAGVDPSKSIIFAQSSVLAHVELAWIFNCVARMGWVERMTQFKDKAGKDAERASVGLFTYPVLQAADILAYKATHVPVGEDQKQHLELSRDIAERFNREYDVPGFFPQPEPMIKGPGARIMSLKDGTKKMSKSDPSDLSRINLVDDADTIAKKIKKATTDAGVIPGTVKELEGRPEVENLVGIYAALSGRTAEDVLAEFEGKGFGAFKPALADVTVAHLAPITAKFRDILDDQTGLDRVLADGAARANEVAAPVMDDVRRIVGFWRG, from the coding sequence ATGACTGACACACCCCCCGCCTATACAGGCCCGCAACGCGTTTTCTCCGGCGTCCAGCCGACCGGCAATCTTCACCTCGGGAATTATCTCGGGGCGCTGAAGAAATTCGCCGACCTGCAACGCGACGGCCATGACTGCATCTTCGCCGTCGTGGACCTTCACGCCATCACCATGCCCATGGAGAAGGGGGCCCTGATCTCGCACACCCGCCAGATCGCCGCCGCCTTCATCGCGGCCGGTGTTGACCCGTCCAAATCCATCATCTTTGCCCAGTCTTCGGTACTGGCGCATGTGGAGCTGGCCTGGATCTTCAACTGCGTCGCGCGGATGGGCTGGGTCGAGCGGATGACCCAGTTCAAGGACAAAGCCGGCAAGGACGCCGAGCGCGCCTCCGTGGGGCTCTTCACCTATCCGGTGCTCCAGGCCGCTGACATCCTCGCCTACAAGGCGACGCATGTGCCCGTGGGCGAAGACCAGAAACAGCATCTCGAACTCAGCCGCGACATCGCCGAGCGCTTCAACCGCGAATACGATGTGCCGGGCTTCTTCCCGCAGCCTGAACCCATGATCAAAGGCCCCGGTGCCCGGATCATGAGCCTCAAGGACGGCACGAAGAAAATGTCGAAATCCGACCCGTCGGACCTCTCGCGCATCAACCTGGTCGACGACGCCGATACCATCGCGAAGAAGATCAAGAAGGCCACCACCGATGCCGGCGTCATTCCGGGTACGGTCAAAGAACTTGAGGGCCGTCCCGAAGTCGAAAACCTCGTCGGCATTTATGCTGCCCTCTCCGGGCGCACTGCGGAAGACGTTCTGGCCGAATTTGAAGGCAAGGGTTTTGGCGCTTTCAAGCCCGCGCTGGCCGATGTCACGGTCGCCCATCTGGCGCCGATCACCGCGAAATTCCGCGACATCCTGGACGATCAGACGGGCCTGGACCGCGTCCTCGCAGACGGCGCCGCGCGCGCCAATGAGGTTGCTGCGCCGGTCATGGATGATGTCCGCCGGATCGTCGGCTTCTGGCGCGGCTGA
- a CDS encoding NifU family protein: MFIQTEATPNPDTIKFLPGQPVVGDRGPFDFPDAASARTSLLARALFQVEGVERVFLGSDFVSINKAQDKDWRHVKPMVLAAIMDHYMSGLPVIEEGTSSASSGADETEYEGETAEIVNEIKELIETRVRPAVAQDGGDITFHRFDADTGIVHLSMRGACAGCPSSTMTLKQGIENMLRTYVPEVTAVEAAL, translated from the coding sequence ATGTTTATCCAGACCGAAGCCACGCCCAATCCTGACACGATAAAATTCCTTCCCGGACAACCGGTTGTAGGGGATCGCGGCCCGTTTGACTTCCCTGACGCTGCCAGCGCCCGCACCAGCCTTCTGGCCCGCGCCCTGTTTCAGGTCGAAGGGGTTGAGCGCGTCTTCCTGGGCAGCGATTTTGTCAGCATTAACAAGGCGCAGGACAAAGACTGGCGGCATGTGAAGCCAATGGTGCTGGCTGCTATCATGGATCATTACATGTCCGGCCTGCCGGTCATCGAGGAAGGCACCTCCAGCGCCTCCAGCGGCGCCGATGAGACCGAATATGAAGGCGAAACGGCTGAAATCGTCAATGAGATCAAGGAATTGATCGAAACCCGCGTGCGGCCCGCCGTCGCGCAGGATGGCGGCGATATCACCTTCCACCGCTTCGACGCCGACACCGGCATCGTCCACCTCTCCATGCGCGGGGCCTGCGCGGGCTGTCCGTCCTCGACCATGACCCTGAAGCAGGGCATCGAGAACATGCTGCGCACCTATGTGCCAGAGGTGACCGCGGTAGAGGCAGCGCTTTAA
- a CDS encoding malonic semialdehyde reductase, producing the protein MAHPVNDHALDIIFRDARSQNGYLDRSVPEVLIRAVYDLAKMGPTSANCSPARFVFVTTPEGKERLLPFMSAGNREKTAAAPWTVIMAFDMRFADKIPQLFPHNPDAKHWFDNNTEETAFRNSTLQAAYLMLAARSLGLDCGPMSGFDVAGVNREFFESQEGEEQHWKANFICNLGYGDKTKIMARSPRLEFDEGCRIL; encoded by the coding sequence ATGGCCCACCCGGTCAACGATCACGCGCTCGACATCATCTTCCGCGATGCCCGCAGCCAGAACGGCTATCTCGACCGGTCGGTGCCCGAAGTGCTCATCCGCGCGGTGTATGACCTCGCCAAGATGGGCCCGACCAGCGCCAACTGTTCGCCGGCGCGTTTCGTGTTCGTCACCACGCCGGAAGGGAAGGAGCGCCTCTTGCCCTTCATGAGCGCCGGCAACCGCGAGAAGACCGCCGCTGCGCCCTGGACTGTCATCATGGCGTTCGACATGCGCTTTGCCGACAAGATCCCCCAGCTGTTCCCGCACAATCCGGATGCAAAGCACTGGTTTGACAACAACACCGAAGAAACCGCCTTCCGGAACAGCACGCTGCAAGCGGCCTATCTGATGCTGGCGGCCCGCTCGCTGGGGCTCGATTGCGGCCCGATGAGCGGCTTTGATGTGGCTGGGGTGAACCGCGAATTCTTCGAGAGCCAGGAAGGCGAAGAGCAGCATTGGAAGGCCAACTTCATCTGCAATCTCGGCTATGGCGATAAGACCAAGATCATGGCCCGCTCCCCGCGTCTGGAATTTGACGAGGGCTGCCGCATCCTCTAA
- the tsaB gene encoding tRNA (adenosine(37)-N6)-threonylcarbamoyltransferase complex dimerization subunit type 1 TsaB encodes MLILALNTAFTTMEAALVRDGEILADARETLPRGQEKALPGFVEALLKEEGATFGDVGRFAVVTGPGSFTGLRIGVAYVRGLALVTGAPALGITSLEAAIPAGMEGASLGALMAQRRPPDQTWWVQGISEDKGIAPVREVGLEALSAMLQGFHAPIFMDGAEALGEAAAKLDIRPMRPSAVTAALKAGRFDPANHPPTPVYAREPDATLPAPKP; translated from the coding sequence ATGCTGATCCTTGCCCTGAACACTGCCTTCACCACGATGGAAGCCGCGCTGGTACGCGACGGCGAAATCCTGGCCGATGCGCGCGAGACACTGCCGCGCGGCCAGGAGAAGGCCCTGCCAGGATTTGTTGAGGCGCTGCTGAAGGAAGAGGGCGCGACGTTCGGCGATGTCGGCCGCTTCGCCGTCGTCACCGGACCGGGCAGCTTCACCGGCCTGCGCATTGGCGTCGCCTATGTGCGCGGCCTTGCCCTCGTAACCGGCGCCCCGGCCCTCGGCATCACCAGCCTTGAGGCGGCGATCCCTGCGGGCATGGAAGGGGCAAGCCTCGGCGCCTTGATGGCCCAGCGCCGCCCACCCGACCAGACCTGGTGGGTGCAGGGCATCAGCGAAGACAAAGGCATCGCCCCGGTGCGCGAAGTGGGCCTTGAGGCGCTCTCCGCCATGCTCCAGGGCTTTCACGCGCCGATCTTCATGGACGGCGCGGAAGCCCTCGGCGAGGCCGCCGCAAAGCTCGACATCCGCCCGATGCGGCCGAGCGCGGTCACCGCCGCCCTCAAGGCCGGGCGGTTTGATCCGGCAAACCATCCGCCCACGCCGGTCTATGCGCGCGAGCCGGACGCGACCCTGCCGGCGCCCAAACCCTAA
- a CDS encoding Hsp70 family protein codes for MTQATSTLGLDFGTTNSVASLANPDGTTQALTFSHGEDTFAACRSVLCFWRDEDEARAMMEIGPWAIDQFLELGGDCRLIQSFKTFAASPLFISTLIHNKPWRFEDLLSAYLRRLSERSGTPWPKQAVIGRPVQFAGAQADEALAQERYETALARLGFETIHHVYEPVAAAFFFAQRLKEKATILVADFGGGTSDFSIIRFDPGGGRLRAEALSHSGIGIAGDAFDQRLLDHVVAPLFGKGSTFKSGEKTLPVPLSLYSRFAQWNQLSIMRHTRDYADLHKLLRVSDAPELIEAFIAFLDADASYLLYRAVAQVKTQLSQTDTARFSLAAGDLNFERDITRAEFDGWIGGDVAAIQATVDTALERAGLGAHQIDRVFLTGGTSYVPALRQSFEDQFGAGKVETGDQFVSIAHGLALIAQQDDLEPWLARPAQGLAS; via the coding sequence ATGACCCAGGCGACTTCCACGCTCGGCCTCGATTTTGGCACGACGAACAGCGTTGCGTCGCTGGCCAATCCGGATGGCACGACGCAGGCGCTGACCTTCAGCCATGGCGAGGACACCTTTGCGGCCTGCCGCTCCGTGCTCTGCTTCTGGCGCGACGAGGATGAAGCGCGCGCGATGATGGAGATCGGCCCCTGGGCGATTGACCAGTTTCTGGAGCTGGGCGGGGATTGCCGGCTGATCCAGTCATTCAAGACGTTTGCGGCGAGCCCCCTCTTCATCTCGACCCTCATTCACAACAAGCCCTGGCGGTTTGAAGACCTGCTGTCGGCGTATCTGCGGCGGTTGTCAGAACGCTCTGGCACGCCCTGGCCGAAACAGGCGGTGATTGGCCGGCCGGTACAGTTTGCCGGGGCGCAGGCCGATGAAGCCCTCGCGCAGGAACGGTATGAGACGGCGCTGGCGCGGCTCGGCTTTGAGACGATCCATCATGTTTATGAGCCGGTGGCAGCAGCGTTCTTCTTTGCCCAGCGGCTGAAGGAGAAGGCGACCATTCTGGTCGCCGATTTTGGCGGGGGGACGAGCGACTTCTCGATCATCCGGTTTGATCCGGGTGGCGGCCGGCTGCGCGCGGAGGCGCTCTCCCATTCGGGCATCGGGATTGCGGGCGACGCGTTTGACCAGCGCCTGCTCGATCATGTGGTGGCGCCCCTCTTCGGCAAGGGCAGCACCTTCAAGAGCGGCGAGAAGACCCTGCCCGTTCCCCTCTCGCTCTATAGCCGGTTTGCGCAATGGAACCAGCTCTCGATCATGCGACACACGCGCGACTATGCCGATCTGCACAAGCTGCTCCGCGTGTCGGATGCGCCGGAATTGATCGAGGCCTTCATCGCGTTTCTGGACGCAGATGCGAGCTATCTGCTTTACCGCGCCGTGGCGCAGGTAAAGACGCAGCTTTCGCAGACAGATACGGCCCGCTTCAGCCTGGCGGCGGGCGATCTGAACTTTGAGCGGGACATCACGCGCGCCGAATTCGATGGCTGGATTGGGGGTGATGTGGCCGCGATTCAGGCGACCGTGGACACCGCGCTTGAGCGGGCCGGCCTTGGCGCGCACCAGATTGACCGGGTGTTCCTGACCGGGGGCACATCTTATGTGCCTGCCCTGCGTCAGAGTTTTGAAGACCAGTTCGGCGCCGGCAAGGTCGAGACCGGCGACCAGTTCGTGTCCATTGCTCATGGCCTCGCGCTGATTGCGCAGCAGGATGATCTGGAGCCCTGGCTGGCGCGTCCGGCTCAGGGATTGGCGTCTTAG
- the rimI gene encoding ribosomal protein S18-alanine N-acetyltransferase — translation MNQLLRPLARADATAAAALHAMCFPDPWSVKSFEETFEDEAVRAHGFWLGEQLVSFAMTKEVAGEADLLTIATDPARRLHGYAAQLIGALIVELEGAGITRMTLEVAEDNRAARQLYVRFGFTEDGRRRRYYEAGRDTPVDAVLMSRHLGV, via the coding sequence ATGAACCAACTCCTTCGCCCACTGGCGCGCGCCGATGCCACTGCTGCGGCGGCGTTGCATGCGATGTGCTTCCCTGACCCCTGGAGCGTGAAGTCGTTTGAGGAAACGTTCGAGGATGAGGCCGTTCGCGCGCACGGCTTCTGGCTGGGCGAGCAGCTGGTATCCTTTGCAATGACAAAGGAAGTGGCGGGCGAGGCCGATCTGCTAACCATCGCAACCGACCCTGCGAGGCGTTTGCACGGCTATGCCGCTCAACTCATCGGTGCACTGATTGTCGAGCTGGAGGGCGCGGGCATCACCCGAATGACGCTGGAGGTGGCCGAAGACAATCGCGCCGCCCGCCAGCTCTATGTGCGCTTTGGCTTCACCGAAGATGGCCGCCGCCGCCGCTATTATGAGGCGGGCAGGGACACGCCGGTCGACGCTGTGCTGATGTCGCGCCATCTCGGCGTCTGA
- a CDS encoding dienelactone hydrolase family protein, whose amino-acid sequence MADGAQDKIEIPQEVFRLYDAYCHGDLSRRAFFSRLSAYAGGGITVSMLAACVMPDYSQAQTVTGEADLIEEEITYASPDGAGTMGGYLVRPANATGPLPAILVIHENRGLNPYIRDVTRRAAKAGYVALGPDALYPLGGYPGNDDDGRTLQAERTREAMFADFVAGAEFLRAHEAVDGNVGVTGFCFGGAMANQLAVSLPWLKASVPYYGGWPAAEEAANLAVPLQIHLASDDPRVNEGWVPYEAALKAAGKAYELHWYDGTQHGFHNDTTPRFNPEAAALAWSRTLDFFGKHLRGS is encoded by the coding sequence ATGGCCGACGGCGCGCAGGACAAGATTGAAATTCCGCAGGAAGTCTTCCGGCTTTATGACGCTTACTGCCACGGCGACCTTTCCCGCCGGGCTTTCTTCTCAAGGCTGAGCGCCTATGCCGGGGGCGGGATCACCGTCTCGATGCTCGCCGCCTGCGTGATGCCCGATTACAGCCAGGCCCAGACGGTGACCGGTGAGGCCGACCTGATCGAAGAAGAAATCACCTACGCGTCCCCCGATGGCGCCGGAACAATGGGCGGCTATCTGGTGCGCCCGGCGAATGCGACGGGGCCGCTGCCGGCCATTCTCGTGATCCACGAAAACCGGGGCCTCAACCCCTATATCCGCGATGTCACGCGCCGCGCCGCAAAGGCAGGCTATGTCGCCCTCGGGCCCGACGCGCTCTATCCGCTCGGCGGCTATCCCGGCAATGACGATGACGGGCGCACGCTGCAGGCAGAGCGCACGCGCGAGGCGATGTTTGCGGACTTCGTGGCGGGCGCCGAATTCCTGCGCGCGCATGAGGCGGTGGATGGCAATGTCGGCGTCACCGGCTTCTGCTTTGGCGGGGCAATGGCAAACCAGCTCGCCGTCAGCCTGCCCTGGCTGAAAGCTTCTGTGCCGTATTATGGCGGCTGGCCTGCGGCCGAAGAGGCAGCAAATCTTGCCGTGCCCCTCCAGATCCATCTGGCGAGCGATGATCCGCGCGTGAATGAAGGCTGGGTGCCCTATGAGGCGGCGCTGAAGGCTGCCGGTAAGGCCTACGAACTGCATTGGTATGATGGCACGCAGCATGGTTTCCACAATGATACCACGCCGCGTTTCAATCCCGAGGCAGCGGCGCTCGCCTGGTCCCGGACGCTGGATTTCTTCGGCAAGCACCTGCGCGGCAGCTGA